A single window of Streptomyces xanthii DNA harbors:
- a CDS encoding ABC-2 transporter permease gives MSPLADDEQPRPHPPHGEHGRPPTRADHWANYKKSPFFPATVLVLILAAAAALFAAAYTYSMANPTPHHIPTGVTGQYDQARGRQFLGAMEKALDAQLDLKPYASRQDAAEAIDEQRVYAVFDVRDGGDRVLLDVSGASGFSVAQVFTEAGPAVGKATGIPVTVRDVRPLQSGDPRGLTIFYISLAAVIIGFVGAIQLSVHARALNPAERIAFTAAYALLGGFAVAAVADWWLGAVDLPFVESWLILALTMFTCGMVFTMFNTFFHRWAMIPTWGLLVLLGNPASGGAVAPPLLPTFIGRVGQWLPPGASVNAQHTAVYFQGHQHAFPFLVLTAWSLVSCALFWFWRHRHPGGRGTQPLHAAPV, from the coding sequence ATGTCGCCCCTGGCCGATGACGAACAGCCGCGCCCGCACCCGCCGCACGGCGAGCACGGACGCCCGCCCACCCGGGCCGACCACTGGGCCAACTACAAGAAGTCCCCGTTCTTCCCCGCGACCGTCCTCGTCCTGATCCTCGCGGCCGCGGCCGCGCTCTTCGCCGCCGCCTACACGTACTCCATGGCCAACCCCACCCCGCACCACATCCCCACCGGCGTCACCGGCCAGTACGACCAGGCCCGCGGCCGGCAGTTCCTCGGCGCGATGGAGAAGGCGCTCGACGCCCAGCTCGACCTCAAGCCCTACGCCTCCCGGCAGGACGCCGCCGAGGCCATCGACGAGCAGCGCGTCTACGCCGTGTTCGACGTGCGGGACGGCGGCGACCGGGTCCTGCTCGACGTGTCCGGCGCCTCCGGGTTCTCCGTCGCCCAGGTCTTCACCGAGGCCGGACCCGCCGTCGGCAAGGCCACCGGCATCCCCGTCACCGTCCGCGACGTGCGCCCGCTGCAGAGCGGCGACCCGCGCGGCCTCACGATCTTCTACATCTCGCTCGCCGCCGTGATCATCGGTTTCGTCGGCGCGATCCAGCTCAGCGTCCACGCCCGCGCCCTGAACCCGGCCGAGCGGATCGCCTTCACGGCCGCCTACGCCCTGCTCGGCGGCTTCGCCGTCGCCGCCGTCGCCGACTGGTGGCTCGGCGCGGTCGACCTGCCCTTCGTCGAGTCCTGGCTGATCCTCGCGCTGACGATGTTCACCTGCGGCATGGTCTTCACGATGTTCAACACGTTCTTCCACCGCTGGGCGATGATCCCGACCTGGGGTCTGCTCGTGCTGCTCGGCAACCCCGCCTCCGGCGGAGCCGTCGCCCCGCCGCTGCTCCCCACCTTCATCGGCCGGGTCGGGCAGTGGCTCCCGCCCGGCGCCTCCGTCAACGCCCAGCACACGGCGGTCTACTTCCAGGGCCACCAGCACGCCTTCCCGTTCCTGGTGCTGACCGCCTGGTCCCTCGTCTCCTGCGCCCTCTTCTGGTTCTGGCGCCACCGCCACCCGGGCGGCCGCGGCACCCAGCCCCTGCACGCGGCCCCGGTGTAG
- a CDS encoding metallopeptidase family protein: MLEMTREEFEELVAEALDRIPPELTRLMDNVAVFVEDEPPADDPELLGLYEGTPLTDRGEWYAGVLPDRITIYQGPTLRMCEAREDVVVETEITVVHEIAHHFGIDDARLHALGYG; the protein is encoded by the coding sequence GTGCTGGAGATGACGCGTGAGGAGTTCGAGGAACTGGTCGCCGAGGCGCTCGACCGGATTCCGCCCGAGTTGACGCGGCTCATGGACAACGTGGCCGTGTTCGTGGAGGACGAGCCGCCCGCCGACGATCCCGAGCTGCTCGGGCTCTACGAGGGCACGCCGCTGACCGACCGCGGCGAGTGGTACGCGGGGGTGCTGCCGGACCGGATCACGATCTACCAGGGGCCGACGCTGCGGATGTGCGAGGCGCGGGAGGACGTGGTCGTGGAGACGGAGATCACCGTGGTGCACGAGATCGCGCACCACTTCGGGATCGACGACGCCCGGCTGCACGCGCTCGGATACGGCTGA
- a CDS encoding metallophosphoesterase family protein, which produces MARSPTAAIRVLRRALRRARGARDPRARPLALQLVQPPHPVARALGLVAVVLLGAWLGLLIVGSVRTPVGPMDTKMTLRPSLTGGTKINVSPLGALELDSHTGPIRLDVDVDRLDPDRSQALVDHPERISGLQDEVARDVEHGTVDLALRSCVAVVSGATALGLAVYRRPRRALAAGGLALALLMASGVSAYATWNPKSVLEPRFSGLLSSAPSVVGNARSIVTEFDVYQQELARLVTNVTKLYDVTSTLPAYRPDPSTIRVLHVSDIHLNPASWKIIASLVKQYRISVIVDTGDTMDHGSTAENAFLDPVADLGAPYVWIRGNHDSKETQRYLGRFKNVHVLDEGRAATVAGLRFAGTGDPQYTPDRSTKALGDPAERLAGIRLASALRDQRAAGTPVDVALAHNPLAARQTDGAVPLVLSGHVHHQEMEVLPLGTRLRIEGSTGGSGLRAVDDKEPDPVEASVLYLDRTTKRLQAWDEIRLGGLGLTTAEVSRHLPAENQPGATPSPSPPEVTP; this is translated from the coding sequence ATGGCCCGCTCGCCCACCGCCGCCATACGTGTCCTGCGCCGGGCGCTCCGCCGCGCGCGGGGAGCCCGGGACCCCCGCGCGCGCCCCCTCGCCCTGCAGCTCGTGCAGCCGCCGCACCCCGTGGCCCGCGCCCTCGGCCTGGTCGCCGTCGTCCTGCTCGGCGCCTGGCTGGGCCTGCTGATCGTGGGCAGCGTCCGCACTCCGGTCGGCCCGATGGACACCAAGATGACGCTGCGGCCGTCCCTGACGGGCGGCACGAAGATCAACGTGTCGCCGCTCGGCGCCCTGGAGCTGGACTCCCACACGGGCCCGATCCGCCTGGACGTCGACGTCGACCGGCTCGACCCCGACCGCTCCCAGGCCCTCGTCGACCACCCCGAGCGCATCTCCGGCCTCCAGGACGAGGTGGCCCGCGACGTCGAGCACGGCACCGTCGACCTGGCCCTGCGCTCCTGCGTCGCCGTCGTCTCCGGCGCCACCGCCCTCGGCCTCGCCGTCTACCGCCGCCCGCGCCGCGCCCTCGCTGCCGGCGGCCTCGCCCTCGCGCTCCTCATGGCCTCGGGCGTGAGCGCGTACGCCACTTGGAACCCGAAGTCGGTCCTGGAGCCCCGCTTCTCCGGGCTGCTGTCCTCGGCGCCCTCCGTCGTCGGCAACGCCCGCTCGATCGTCACCGAGTTCGACGTCTACCAGCAGGAGTTGGCCCGCCTGGTCACCAACGTCACCAAGCTCTACGACGTGACGTCCACGCTTCCCGCGTACCGGCCCGACCCGTCCACGATCCGCGTCCTGCACGTCTCCGACATCCATCTCAACCCGGCGTCCTGGAAGATCATCGCCTCGCTCGTGAAGCAGTACCGGATCTCGGTGATCGTCGACACCGGCGACACGATGGACCACGGCTCCACCGCCGAGAACGCCTTCCTCGACCCGGTCGCCGACCTGGGCGCCCCGTACGTGTGGATCCGCGGGAACCACGACTCGAAGGAGACCCAGCGCTATCTGGGCCGCTTCAAGAACGTGCACGTGCTCGACGAGGGCCGGGCGGCCACCGTCGCGGGCCTGCGCTTCGCGGGCACCGGCGACCCCCAGTACACGCCGGACCGCTCCACGAAGGCCCTAGGCGACCCCGCCGAGCGTCTCGCGGGCATCCGGCTCGCCTCGGCCCTGCGCGACCAGCGGGCGGCCGGCACGCCCGTCGACGTCGCGCTGGCCCACAACCCGCTCGCCGCGCGCCAGACGGACGGGGCGGTGCCGCTGGTCCTGTCGGGGCACGTCCACCACCAGGAGATGGAGGTGCTGCCGCTGGGGACCCGGCTGCGGATCGAGGGCTCGACCGGGGGCAGCGGGCTGCGTGCCGTCGACGACAAGGAGCCGGACCCGGTGGAGGCGTCGGTGCTCTATCTGGACCGGACGACCAAGCGGCTCCAGGCCTGGGACGAGATCAGGCTGGGCGGTCTGGGCCTGACGACGGCCGAGGTCAGCCGCCATCTCCCGGCCGAGAACCAGCCCGGGGCCACGCCGTCGCCGAGCCCTCCGGAGGTCACCCCGTAA